A genome region from bacterium includes the following:
- a CDS encoding aldehyde dehydrogenase has protein sequence MSGPLQVLNPATEQPIAQLERAGVEETDRAVAAARAAYPAWRAVKPADRARLLRRVAAMVEEHGDELARLETSNTGKPLGDSRWEIGMVADVFHFYSGAIDKHYGETIPVAGGVDLTFREPLGVVGLIVPWNFPLMLASWKLGPSLACGNTVVLKPAELTPLTAVRFGELALEAGLPEGVVNVVVGPGSVAGERLIAHPDVAKIGFTGSTEVGRRVMEGAAKSVKRVTLELGGKSANVIFEDADLERAAASAPSAVFGNAGQDCCARSRILVQRSVYDRFVGLLVEATRRFRVGDPEAAGTDMGPLISAGQRTAVASFVEGTPLFRGDAPSGAGYWFPCTLVEATNQDRVAREEVFGPVAAIIPFEDEADAVRLANDTPYGLSGSIWTRDVARAMRVARGIETGVLSVNSNSSVRVVTPFGGFKQSGFGRELGMHAMDGYSEVKNVFITTEG, from the coding sequence ATGAGCGGGCCTCTCCAGGTCCTCAACCCGGCCACCGAGCAGCCCATCGCGCAGCTCGAGCGGGCAGGGGTCGAGGAAACCGACCGCGCGGTGGCCGCCGCCCGCGCCGCCTACCCGGCCTGGCGGGCGGTCAAGCCCGCCGACCGAGCCCGGCTGCTGCGGCGGGTCGCCGCCATGGTCGAGGAACATGGCGACGAGCTGGCGCGGCTCGAGACGTCAAACACGGGCAAGCCCCTGGGCGACTCCCGATGGGAGATTGGGATGGTGGCCGACGTCTTCCACTTCTACTCCGGGGCGATCGACAAGCACTACGGCGAGACCATCCCGGTCGCCGGCGGCGTGGACCTGACTTTTCGGGAGCCGCTCGGCGTGGTCGGCCTGATCGTGCCCTGGAACTTCCCGCTCATGCTCGCCAGCTGGAAGCTCGGGCCCTCGCTGGCATGCGGCAACACCGTCGTCCTCAAGCCCGCGGAGCTGACCCCGCTCACCGCCGTCCGCTTCGGCGAGCTGGCGCTGGAGGCCGGCCTCCCCGAAGGCGTGGTCAACGTGGTCGTCGGACCGGGCTCGGTCGCCGGCGAGCGGCTGATCGCGCACCCGGACGTGGCCAAGATCGGCTTCACCGGCTCGACCGAGGTGGGCCGGCGGGTGATGGAGGGCGCGGCGAAGTCGGTCAAGCGCGTCACGCTGGAGCTCGGCGGCAAGTCGGCCAATGTCATCTTCGAGGACGCGGACCTGGAGCGCGCGGCCGCCTCGGCGCCCTCGGCGGTTTTCGGCAACGCCGGCCAGGACTGCTGCGCGCGCTCGCGCATCCTGGTCCAGAGGTCCGTCTACGACCGCTTCGTCGGCTTACTGGTCGAGGCCACCCGCAGGTTCCGCGTCGGCGATCCCGAGGCGGCGGGCACGGACATGGGGCCGCTTATCTCCGCCGGCCAGCGCACGGCCGTGGCCTCCTTCGTCGAGGGCACGCCGCTATTTCGCGGCGACGCGCCGAGCGGTGCGGGCTATTGGTTCCCGTGCACGCTGGTCGAGGCGACCAACCAGGACCGCGTCGCGCGTGAAGAGGTGTTCGGGCCGGTGGCGGCCATCATCCCGTTCGAAGACGAGGCGGACGCGGTGCGCCTCGCGAACGACACGCCCTACGGCCTGTCGGGCTCGATCTGGACGCGCGACGTGGCGCGGGCGATGAGGGTGGCGCGCGGGATCGAGACCGGCGTCCTCTCGGTCAACTCGAACAGCTCGGTGCGCGTGGTGACGCCGTTCGGCGGTTTCAAGCAGTCGGGATTCGGCCGCGAGCTGGGCATGCACGCGATGGACGGCTACTCAGAGGTCAAGAACGTGTTCATCACCACGGAGGGGTAA